The following are encoded in a window of Streptomyces sp. 11x1 genomic DNA:
- a CDS encoding alpha-ketoglutarate-dependent dioxygenase AlkB translates to MAAHLQGSLFDQSDDVRLGPLDGLRRRELGAGAWVDVLPGWLTGADALFARLAEEVPWKAERRQMYEQVVDVPRLLAYYGPEDTLPHPVLNEARQALSAHYGSELGEPFATAGLCFYRDGRDSVAWHGDRIGRGARENTMVAILSVGDPRDLALRPHGGGGPTLRFPQGHGDLIVMGGSCQRTWDHAVPKSTRAVGPRVSIQFRPRGVG, encoded by the coding sequence ATGGCCGCGCACCTCCAGGGCTCCCTCTTCGACCAGTCCGACGATGTCCGCCTCGGCCCCCTCGACGGGCTGCGCCGGCGGGAGCTGGGCGCCGGGGCCTGGGTCGACGTGCTGCCCGGGTGGCTGACCGGCGCCGACGCGCTGTTCGCGCGGCTCGCCGAGGAGGTGCCGTGGAAGGCGGAGCGACGGCAGATGTACGAGCAGGTGGTGGACGTACCCCGCCTGCTCGCCTACTACGGCCCCGAGGACACCCTGCCGCACCCCGTCCTGAACGAGGCCCGGCAGGCGCTGTCCGCGCACTACGGCTCCGAGCTCGGCGAGCCGTTCGCCACGGCGGGGCTCTGCTTCTACCGCGACGGCCGGGACAGTGTGGCCTGGCACGGCGACCGGATCGGCCGGGGCGCCCGGGAGAACACGATGGTGGCCATCCTGTCCGTGGGCGACCCCCGCGATCTGGCCCTGCGCCCGCACGGCGGCGGTGGACCGACCCTGCGCTTCCCGCAGGGGCACGGTGATCTGATCGTGATGGGCGGCTCCTGCCAGCGCACCTGGGACCACGCGGTGCCCAAGTCGACGCGGGCGGTGGGGCCGCGCGTCAGCATCCAGTTCCGGCCGCGCGGCGTCGGCTAG
- a CDS encoding FAD-dependent monooxygenase, whose protein sequence is MKIACVGGGPASLYFSILMKRQDPSHDITVHERNPAGSTYGWGVTYWSELLDKLREKDPETALAISENSVTWNSGVAHVRDRSTVQPGDDGFGIGRRRLLELLADRARALGVRVEYEDEITADALPDADLVVAGDGVNSTVRERHADRFGSDITLGRNAYIWLGTTKVHDAFTFSFQETGHGWIWAYAYPFSDEQSTCVIECSPETLRGLGLDRLGEADGLALLGKLFADILDGHPLLGRDQGDGTARWFAFRTLTNRVWHHGNLVLLGDAAHTTHYSIGAGTTLALEDAMCLAESLGAHPDTESALTAYERRRKSDLLRLQSAARYSAQWYENIQRYIELPPEQMFALLGQRHSPLLPYVPPQLYYRLDRAAGRLEALRRLKRWLGPKLARSSQSRALAGRK, encoded by the coding sequence GTGAAGATCGCGTGCGTCGGCGGCGGACCCGCAAGCCTGTACTTCTCGATCCTGATGAAGCGGCAGGACCCGTCCCACGACATCACCGTCCATGAACGGAACCCGGCCGGGTCCACCTACGGCTGGGGCGTCACCTACTGGTCCGAACTGCTGGACAAGCTCCGCGAGAAGGACCCCGAGACGGCCCTCGCCATCAGCGAGAACTCCGTCACCTGGAACAGCGGGGTGGCGCACGTCCGCGACCGCAGCACCGTCCAGCCCGGCGACGACGGCTTCGGCATCGGCAGGCGGCGCCTGCTCGAACTGCTGGCGGACCGAGCCCGCGCCCTGGGCGTCCGGGTGGAGTACGAGGACGAGATCACGGCCGACGCCCTGCCGGACGCCGACCTCGTCGTCGCGGGCGACGGAGTCAACAGCACGGTGCGCGAGAGGCACGCGGACCGCTTCGGCAGCGACATCACGCTCGGCCGCAACGCCTACATCTGGCTGGGCACGACCAAGGTCCACGACGCCTTCACGTTCTCCTTCCAGGAGACCGGCCACGGCTGGATCTGGGCCTACGCCTATCCGTTCAGCGACGAGCAGAGCACTTGTGTCATCGAGTGCTCCCCCGAGACGCTGAGGGGCCTGGGCCTGGACCGTTTGGGCGAGGCCGACGGCCTGGCCCTGCTGGGGAAGCTCTTCGCCGACATCCTGGACGGCCATCCGCTGCTGGGCCGGGACCAGGGCGACGGCACCGCCCGGTGGTTCGCCTTCCGCACCCTGACCAACCGCGTCTGGCACCACGGCAACCTGGTCCTGCTCGGTGACGCGGCCCACACCACGCACTACTCCATCGGGGCCGGCACCACCCTCGCCCTGGAGGACGCCATGTGCCTGGCCGAGTCCCTCGGCGCCCACCCGGACACGGAGAGCGCGCTCACCGCGTACGAGCGACGGCGCAAGTCCGACCTTCTGCGGCTGCAGAGCGCCGCCCGGTACAGCGCCCAGTGGTACGAGAACATCCAGCGGTACATCGAGCTGCCGCCGGAGCAGATGTTCGCGCTCCTCGGCCAACGGCACTCCCCGCTGCTGCCGTACGTGCCGCCGCAGCTCTACTACCGCCTCGACCGCGCGGCCGGCCGTCTGGAGGCACTGCGCCGGCTCAAGCGCTGGCTGGGCCCGAAGCTGGCCCGGTCCTCGCAGTCGCGAGCCCTCGCCGGACGGAAGTAG